A window of the Dyadobacter pollutisoli genome harbors these coding sequences:
- the pyrE gene encoding orotate phosphoribosyltransferase: MSNNQDSTKRIAELLLEAQAIKLSPEKPFQWSSGWLSPIYCDNRVALSYPETRTYIKKMLAELIKKEYPDAQVVVGVATGGIAQGALVADLLELPFAYVRPEPKKHGMGNQIEGRIEKGQSVIIIEDLISTGGSSLKVVDVLREAGIEVAGMVAIFTYGFAVAENNFKAKDVKLSTLSNYNALIETALEHDYVNSSQVESLGAWRVAPDQWGK, translated from the coding sequence CATTAAGCTAAGCCCCGAAAAGCCATTTCAATGGAGCTCTGGCTGGCTTTCACCGATATATTGCGATAACCGCGTCGCTTTGTCCTATCCCGAAACCAGGACATATATCAAGAAAATGCTTGCTGAGCTCATTAAAAAGGAATATCCGGATGCTCAGGTAGTGGTAGGTGTGGCCACTGGCGGAATTGCCCAGGGTGCGTTGGTAGCTGATTTGCTCGAACTTCCTTTTGCCTACGTCCGCCCAGAGCCTAAAAAGCACGGAATGGGCAACCAGATCGAGGGCAGAATCGAAAAAGGACAATCCGTTATCATTATTGAAGACTTGATTTCGACAGGAGGCAGCTCTCTTAAAGTAGTCGACGTACTGCGTGAAGCGGGTATTGAAGTGGCGGGAATGGTGGCGATCTTTACCTACGGATTTGCAGTTGCAGAAAATAATTTTAAAGCCAAAGATGTGAAATTAAGCACATTGAGTAACTATAATGCATTGATTGAAACTGCATTGGAACATGATTATGTCAATAGTTCTCAGGTGGAAAGCCTTGGAGCATGGCGAGTGGCCCCGGATCAGTGGGGTAAATAG
- a CDS encoding aldo/keto reductase — protein sequence MRYQLLGRSGLRVSEVCLGTMTFGTEWGWGADKHESFKIFEAFANAGGNFIDTANRYTEGSSEKYVGEFIESDRDHWVLATKFTLKDRNNDLNFAGNHRKNMFRSVTASLKRLNTEYIDLLWVHMWDNTTPVEEVMRGLDDLVSRGLVHYIGISDTPAWIVSQANTIADFRGWNAFAAIQFEYSLLQRTPERDLLPMAKALDLAVTPWGAIGGGALTGKYLRGETGRVPDDSTRRNEHSSIIAQTVVDVAAELGITPAQVAINWTRHRDQVMIPIIGASKEKQLVDSLGCLTFQLPDEIIQRLNEVSKIELGFPHEFLKSDGVKEEAFGGLFEKLDNHRG from the coding sequence ATGCGCTATCAATTATTGGGCCGGTCTGGTTTACGGGTATCAGAAGTTTGTCTGGGTACCATGACCTTCGGAACAGAATGGGGCTGGGGAGCTGACAAACACGAGAGTTTCAAAATATTCGAAGCATTTGCCAACGCCGGTGGCAATTTTATTGACACCGCCAACCGCTATACCGAAGGTTCTTCCGAAAAGTATGTAGGGGAATTTATTGAAAGTGACCGTGATCACTGGGTACTGGCTACCAAGTTCACGCTCAAAGACCGCAATAACGATCTGAACTTTGCCGGCAATCACCGCAAGAACATGTTCCGATCAGTTACGGCCAGCCTGAAAAGACTTAATACTGAGTACATTGACTTACTTTGGGTACATATGTGGGACAATACTACCCCTGTGGAAGAGGTAATGCGCGGCCTGGACGATCTTGTCAGCCGGGGGCTTGTGCACTACATTGGTATCTCCGATACACCTGCCTGGATAGTTTCTCAGGCCAATACCATTGCCGATTTTCGTGGCTGGAATGCCTTCGCCGCCATTCAATTTGAGTACTCATTGTTACAAAGGACACCAGAAAGGGACCTGTTGCCTATGGCCAAAGCGCTGGATCTGGCAGTTACCCCATGGGGAGCTATCGGTGGAGGGGCATTGACCGGAAAATATTTGAGAGGAGAAACCGGCCGCGTACCTGATGACAGTACCCGTCGCAATGAACACAGTAGCATTATTGCACAAACTGTGGTGGATGTTGCAGCAGAACTGGGGATTACGCCTGCCCAGGTGGCCATTAACTGGACACGTCATCGCGATCAGGTAATGATACCGATCATCGGCGCGTCCAAAGAAAAGCAACTGGTCGACTCGCTCGGATGTCTTACTTTTCAACTACCTGATGAGATCATTCAAAGACTTAACGAGGTCAGCAAGATCGAGCTGGGCTTCCCTCACGAATTTCTGAAATCCGACGGGGTTAAAGAGGAAGCGTTTGGGGGATTATTTGAGAAGCTGGATAACCATAGGGGCTGA
- the ppk1 gene encoding polyphosphate kinase 1, which translates to MIDVSYPYFDPNLSWLSNNYRLLLEANDETVPVRERLRFLGIYASQTKEFFRVRIPSLLAMGEVSNDIRVKLNLFPESLLEHIYETVENQLREFNDILVSGILPALADQGVHLYYRQVFAAEHSPFLRKFFVDRLFRYLQPVFMDSRRTSKMPFFESRQLYLVVRLQLKEDPEEDWYATVNVPSEPFGRFIELPESDGKRHVAFLEDVIRENLPLLFPGYTILESYAIRVERETELSVEDEYPMQITQRILKQLEKRNFIQPFQYFYESGMPLFMREYLAGKAAIPMNEFHERGHYICMQDLIKFPVLSRRLDYPYQRPVQNPDFDEKSSVFDAIQKADQLLHLPYQSYEPIVRFFNEAAIDPHVREIHVSLYKISPNSFILNSLISASRNGKRVTTYVELNTKLDIQENLQWSKKMRDAGVKIILSVPGLKVHAKMALVKRKVQKGWERYAFLGTGGFYRLTSREIVDHALLTSHRELTNELELLFGYLSTQDEPKKYKYLPFNFLQVTQFTLQKRLLDLIDREIANCNAGLKSFITIKINQLQDHILIDKLYQAGQMGVPVHVIVSESCGLISGLPSISDNITVSRHVDRYVENTRIFHFANRGNDEIFLSSCDWTHRNLHRRMDICFPVLDETLKNQMRIVLRNYANDNQKSVRLDLYQNNLRIADDSRGKLRAQEANYKLVEKIEKNGATRKVE; encoded by the coding sequence ATGATTGATGTTTCCTATCCCTACTTCGATCCAAATCTAAGCTGGCTTTCTAATAATTACCGGCTGCTGCTCGAAGCAAACGACGAAACCGTGCCAGTGCGGGAACGCCTGCGTTTTTTGGGGATTTATGCTTCTCAGACCAAGGAATTCTTCCGGGTCCGTATCCCGAGTTTGCTTGCCATGGGAGAAGTTAGCAACGATATTCGCGTCAAACTGAACCTCTTTCCTGAGTCGCTGCTGGAACATATTTACGAGACGGTCGAAAACCAGTTGCGGGAATTCAATGACATTTTAGTTTCAGGCATTTTACCTGCGTTGGCCGATCAGGGCGTCCATCTTTATTATCGGCAAGTTTTTGCCGCGGAGCATTCGCCGTTTCTGCGTAAATTTTTTGTCGACAGGCTGTTCAGATATTTGCAGCCTGTTTTTATGGACAGTCGGCGCACTTCCAAAATGCCTTTTTTTGAATCAAGGCAGCTTTATCTGGTCGTTAGGTTGCAACTTAAAGAAGACCCGGAAGAGGATTGGTATGCGACTGTGAATGTGCCTTCTGAGCCATTTGGACGTTTCATTGAGCTGCCCGAATCGGACGGGAAAAGGCATGTTGCGTTTCTCGAAGATGTGATCCGGGAAAATCTCCCGTTGTTGTTTCCGGGCTATACGATTCTGGAAAGCTACGCCATTCGCGTTGAGCGGGAAACCGAACTGTCAGTGGAAGACGAGTACCCGATGCAGATCACCCAACGCATTTTGAAACAGCTTGAAAAAAGAAATTTTATTCAGCCCTTCCAATATTTTTACGAGTCGGGCATGCCGCTTTTTATGCGAGAATACCTTGCAGGCAAGGCCGCTATACCGATGAACGAGTTTCATGAGCGCGGACATTATATCTGTATGCAGGATTTGATCAAGTTTCCCGTTTTGTCCCGGCGGCTGGACTATCCTTACCAGAGGCCTGTTCAGAATCCTGACTTTGACGAGAAGAGCTCAGTCTTTGATGCCATTCAGAAAGCAGACCAGCTACTTCACCTTCCATACCAATCCTATGAGCCGATCGTCAGGTTTTTTAATGAAGCCGCCATCGATCCCCACGTTAGAGAGATTCATGTTTCACTCTATAAGATCAGCCCTAATTCATTTATTCTTAACTCATTGATCAGTGCGTCGAGAAATGGAAAGCGGGTTACGACTTATGTGGAACTGAATACCAAGCTCGACATTCAAGAGAATTTACAATGGTCTAAAAAGATGCGGGATGCAGGTGTTAAGATCATTCTGAGTGTTCCGGGGCTGAAAGTCCATGCCAAAATGGCTTTGGTCAAAAGGAAGGTACAGAAAGGATGGGAGCGTTATGCATTTTTAGGAACGGGAGGTTTTTACAGGCTCACCAGTAGGGAGATAGTCGATCACGCTTTGCTGACCAGCCACAGGGAATTGACTAATGAGCTTGAACTTTTGTTTGGATATCTATCGACCCAGGACGAACCTAAAAAATATAAGTACTTGCCTTTCAATTTCTTGCAGGTAACTCAGTTTACCCTTCAGAAAAGATTGCTGGATCTGATCGACCGGGAGATCGCCAATTGTAATGCAGGTCTCAAATCTTTTATTACTATCAAGATCAATCAGTTGCAGGACCATATTCTGATTGACAAGCTTTATCAGGCGGGGCAAATGGGCGTTCCTGTGCATGTGATCGTCAGCGAAAGTTGCGGGCTGATCTCAGGTTTGCCATCGATCAGTGATAATATTACCGTCAGCCGCCACGTCGACCGGTACGTTGAAAACACACGGATTTTTCATTTCGCGAATCGCGGCAATGATGAAATTTTCCTCTCCTCGTGTGACTGGACCCACCGGAACCTGCACAGAAGGATGGATATCTGTTTTCCAGTATTGGATGAGACATTGAAAAATCAAATGCGGATAGTGCTCAGAAACTACGCAAATGACAACCAAAAGTCGGTGCGGCTGGATCTGTACCAGAACAATTTACGCATTGCCGATGATTCGCGGGGCAAACTAAGGGCACAGGAGGCGAATTACAAGCTGGTGGAAAAAATAGAGAAAAACGGAGCAACCAGGAAGGTAGAGTGA
- a CDS encoding TetR/AcrR family transcriptional regulator — MGIVERRERLRIQVRSDIVKTAKEIAREDGWTAVSIRKIAEVIEYSPPILYEYFESKDKLLEAIRIEGFDYLQSEFIKIKGHFSNPQKQLVEVAQSIWNFAVENPEVFQVMFNLEGAYCDSKRVYSQAMSIKGNPVWEMIAGLRPKSGEAVTKTYYEWWCLTYGFISITMTTQPRYAFSQAEPVYMEGVRRFIRSIM, encoded by the coding sequence ATGGGAATAGTAGAGCGAAGAGAGCGACTTAGAATTCAGGTTCGTTCAGATATCGTTAAAACAGCGAAGGAGATTGCTCGTGAAGACGGGTGGACTGCTGTTTCAATTCGCAAAATTGCTGAGGTGATTGAATACAGCCCGCCAATCCTATACGAATATTTTGAAAGCAAAGACAAACTCCTTGAGGCAATCCGCATCGAAGGTTTCGATTACCTGCAATCAGAATTTATCAAGATAAAAGGACATTTCAGCAATCCCCAGAAACAACTGGTGGAAGTTGCTCAAAGTATATGGAATTTTGCCGTTGAGAATCCAGAGGTTTTCCAGGTAATGTTTAACCTGGAAGGCGCATACTGTGATTCCAAGAGAGTTTACTCGCAGGCAATGAGTATCAAAGGAAACCCGGTATGGGAAATGATCGCTGGCCTGCGTCCAAAGTCGGGCGAGGCCGTAACCAAAACTTACTACGAGTGGTGGTGCCTTACCTATGGTTTTATCAGTATTACAATGACTACACAGCCTCGTTATGCCTTTTCACAGGCAGAACCGGTTTACATGGAAGGCGTCCGGAGATTTATCCGGAGCATTATGTGA
- the epsC gene encoding serine O-acetyltransferase EpsC → MTANHQELFFQRLSKQNERYNYKLPSRQDAGKFIKDLINFLFPISQDCPSCPSKDLAMKYADLRHSLDCMLQPLLPQLKKDKEEILDQVFSQIPGIYEDLLMDAKSITDNDPASVSIEEVISVYPGFMAIATYRFAHSFAKAGIPLLPRMLTEYAHSQTGIDIHPNAVIGHSFFIDHGTGVVIGETTHIGNNVKLYQGVTLGATHVSKSLASRKRHPTIEDNVVVYANATILGGETVIGHDSVIGGNAWLVRSVPPFSQVYHQSKIEIRPQSVPSVT, encoded by the coding sequence ATGACAGCCAACCACCAAGAACTGTTCTTTCAGCGTCTGAGCAAACAGAATGAAAGATACAACTACAAATTGCCTTCCAGACAGGACGCTGGTAAATTCATCAAGGACCTGATCAATTTTTTATTTCCGATCAGCCAGGATTGCCCAAGTTGCCCATCCAAGGACTTGGCCATGAAATATGCTGACTTACGCCACAGTCTGGACTGCATGCTGCAACCGTTGCTGCCACAATTAAAAAAAGACAAAGAGGAGATCCTGGATCAGGTTTTTTCGCAGATTCCAGGTATCTACGAAGATCTTTTGATGGACGCCAAATCCATCACCGACAATGATCCCGCCTCGGTCAGTATCGAGGAGGTAATTTCTGTTTACCCGGGTTTTATGGCCATTGCAACCTACCGTTTCGCGCATTCTTTTGCCAAAGCCGGTATCCCGCTTCTGCCTCGTATGCTTACCGAATACGCCCACAGCCAAACCGGTATCGACATTCACCCTAATGCCGTGATAGGACATTCATTCTTTATCGATCATGGAACTGGCGTAGTTATCGGTGAGACTACCCATATTGGAAATAACGTAAAACTGTATCAGGGAGTAACGTTAGGTGCGACCCACGTTTCCAAGTCCCTTGCTTCCCGCAAGCGCCACCCTACAATTGAAGATAATGTGGTCGTTTATGCCAATGCGACCATTTTAGGGGGAGAGACCGTGATCGGTCATGATTCTGTGATCGGCGGAAATGCCTGGTTAGTAAGAAGCGTACCTCCATTTTCGCAGGTTTATCACCAGAGCAAAATAGAGATACGCCCGCAATCGGTGCCTTCTGTCACATAA
- a CDS encoding alpha/beta fold hydrolase has translation MKKVKPTEQIIKNDTLSLCIASIGSDTLPMLLLIHGAPGSLWGYMNLMDDEDLQKHFHIVSVDRVGYGKSRLKKRRFVTSIATQANALLPVFNLNKSDEKVTVLGRSYGAPIAAKLVSMVPEKVKELIMVSPVIDPEKEKFYWFSKWGRNSFIQLFLPGAFNTATAEKYSHSEELKKLLPVWQNLHVPTTVIQGGNDWIADPSNIDFAKKHIRSKRAQYIFLYNAGHMITYTHLAMIKEMLLKSQLFRDKITSVDVVGQ, from the coding sequence TTGAAGAAGGTAAAACCTACCGAACAAATCATTAAAAACGATACACTCTCACTTTGCATTGCCAGCATAGGTTCTGATACGCTTCCTATGTTGCTGCTCATCCATGGTGCACCTGGCTCGCTTTGGGGTTATATGAACCTGATGGACGATGAGGATTTGCAAAAGCACTTTCACATAGTATCCGTTGACAGAGTGGGCTATGGTAAATCCAGGTTGAAAAAACGCAGGTTTGTAACTTCTATTGCTACCCAGGCCAATGCCTTATTGCCTGTTTTCAATCTCAACAAAAGCGATGAGAAGGTAACTGTCCTCGGCAGGTCATATGGCGCGCCGATCGCTGCAAAACTGGTTTCAATGGTTCCGGAAAAAGTGAAGGAACTGATCATGGTATCGCCGGTCATTGATCCTGAAAAAGAGAAGTTTTATTGGTTTTCGAAATGGGGTCGCAACTCTTTTATCCAATTATTCCTACCGGGTGCTTTCAATACCGCTACTGCTGAGAAGTACAGTCATTCCGAAGAGTTGAAAAAGCTGCTGCCCGTTTGGCAGAACCTGCATGTCCCCACAACGGTTATTCAGGGCGGTAACGACTGGATTGCCGATCCTTCCAACATTGATTTTGCAAAAAAACATATTCGCAGTAAGCGTGCGCAGTATATTTTCCTCTACAATGCCGGCCATATGATCACCTACACGCACCTGGCTATGATCAAAGAAATGCTTCTGAAAAGCCAGCTTTTCAGGGATAAAATCACGTCTGTGGATGTAGTGGGCCAATAG
- a CDS encoding T9SS type A sorting domain-containing protein has translation MKSVYRIILLLLLITPVCYATHIKGGEISASYVSGQTYNIKVRLYLDAGNEASSGQSTVNVCFGDGSIKEFTRVQTGTISGSSKVSYSDYIGTHTYGSIGTYQISVSLQNRSSGLINLPNSEQTPFFLWTVINTQLANNTPVMPYPVFEAGVRQLFSIDLKPSVQDQDSVTVKVSRLSKASPGTCGVRMADHSYLFPNEISSSGVFKVDAANKRLVWQAPEVVGNYAYAMVVSEWRDGIVISEMYREGLISVVDRPGETVEVLPYESSEFGGLITSAPQVDSPEVSMAIEAYPVPAEDFVTVKAYSKTRAVIRLQLIDIKGRVIREITSKSPVILVQEEFDVRNLSRGLYIIRADNSAHSVTQKIIH, from the coding sequence ATGAAATCAGTTTACAGAATTATCCTCCTGCTTTTGCTGATCACGCCTGTATGTTACGCGACCCATATCAAGGGTGGCGAGATTTCGGCTTCTTACGTTTCTGGACAAACATATAATATTAAAGTTCGCCTATACCTTGACGCGGGAAATGAAGCGAGTAGCGGTCAGTCGACCGTGAATGTTTGCTTCGGCGATGGTAGCATCAAAGAATTTACCAGGGTGCAGACAGGAACTATCTCCGGAAGTTCAAAGGTGAGCTATTCAGACTACATTGGAACACATACCTATGGGTCTATTGGTACTTACCAAATCTCGGTTTCGCTTCAAAATCGTAGTTCGGGTCTCATTAATCTGCCCAACTCCGAGCAGACTCCGTTCTTTTTATGGACTGTCATTAATACTCAACTTGCCAATAACACGCCGGTAATGCCCTATCCGGTATTTGAAGCAGGTGTCAGGCAGCTATTTTCGATTGACCTCAAACCATCCGTGCAGGATCAAGACAGCGTTACGGTGAAGGTATCGCGTCTTAGCAAAGCCTCACCTGGTACCTGCGGAGTGAGAATGGCGGATCATAGTTATTTGTTTCCTAATGAAATAAGCAGCTCAGGGGTTTTTAAAGTTGATGCTGCAAATAAGAGACTGGTTTGGCAGGCACCGGAAGTAGTTGGCAATTATGCTTATGCAATGGTGGTTAGCGAGTGGCGAGACGGCATCGTAATCTCGGAAATGTATCGAGAGGGCCTGATCTCGGTTGTTGACCGCCCGGGTGAAACAGTGGAAGTACTGCCTTATGAATCTTCGGAATTTGGTGGATTAATCACGTCGGCGCCCCAGGTAGATTCCCCGGAAGTTTCCATGGCCATTGAAGCCTATCCAGTACCCGCAGAAGATTTTGTAACGGTGAAAGCTTACAGCAAGACCAGGGCCGTGATCCGGTTGCAACTCATTGATATAAAAGGAAGAGTCATTCGGGAAATCACCAGCAAATCACCGGTCATTTTAGTCCAGGAAGAATTTGATGTAAGAAACCTGAGCAGAGGCCTTTACATTATCCGCGCCGACAATTCGGCCCATTCGGTGACTCAGAAAATAATACATTGA
- a CDS encoding isoaspartyl peptidase/L-asparaginase family protein, which translates to MKKLCLVILSLFTFLTVSAQDYANKITLVLHGGAGTITRANMSPEREKAYREILNMALQKGYEILKKGGTSVQAVEATIHVMEDSPLFNAGKGAVFTNEGRNELDASIMEGKTLKAGAIAGVTTIKNPISTAIAVMEKSPHVMMAGKGAEKFAKEQGLEIVDPSYFYTEARYKALLRAKEEEKTELDHDAKEEKEIKKNPKTGFLDNSELIFTEGKKFGTVGCVALDQFGNLAAGTSTGGMTNKKYGRIGDAPIIGAGTYANNATCAVSATGHGEYFIRSVVAYDISALMEYKGLSLQDAANEVVMKKLVERGGEGGVIALDRNGNVAMPFNSEGMYRGYIKSDGKSEILIYKD; encoded by the coding sequence ATGAAAAAGCTCTGCCTCGTTATTCTATCCCTATTTACCTTTCTGACCGTGTCCGCTCAGGATTATGCCAACAAGATCACACTGGTTTTGCACGGAGGTGCAGGCACCATTACGCGGGCGAACATGTCCCCGGAGCGCGAAAAGGCATATAGGGAAATACTCAACATGGCTTTGCAGAAAGGCTATGAGATTTTGAAAAAAGGCGGCACCAGTGTTCAGGCAGTAGAAGCGACCATTCACGTCATGGAAGACTCTCCGCTGTTCAATGCCGGCAAAGGGGCTGTATTTACCAATGAAGGAAGGAATGAGCTGGACGCTTCTATCATGGAAGGCAAGACATTGAAAGCGGGCGCAATCGCCGGTGTTACGACTATCAAAAATCCGATCAGTACCGCCATTGCTGTCATGGAAAAGTCACCGCATGTGATGATGGCAGGCAAAGGCGCTGAGAAATTCGCAAAAGAACAGGGTCTTGAAATAGTGGACCCCTCCTATTTTTACACTGAGGCCAGGTATAAGGCATTGCTCCGCGCCAAAGAGGAAGAAAAGACAGAGCTGGATCACGACGCAAAGGAAGAAAAGGAGATCAAGAAAAACCCAAAAACAGGTTTCCTGGATAACAGTGAGCTCATTTTTACAGAAGGCAAAAAATTTGGTACTGTGGGATGTGTGGCGCTGGATCAGTTTGGTAACCTTGCCGCAGGTACTTCTACCGGCGGAATGACCAATAAAAAATATGGCCGCATCGGCGATGCGCCCATTATCGGAGCAGGAACTTATGCGAATAATGCAACCTGCGCAGTCTCAGCCACGGGCCATGGCGAGTATTTTATCAGATCCGTTGTGGCTTACGACATATCTGCATTAATGGAATACAAAGGATTGTCACTGCAAGATGCTGCTAATGAAGTAGTCATGAAAAAGCTGGTGGAAAGAGGCGGTGAAGGAGGTGTGATCGCGCTGGACCGCAACGGAAATGTGGCCATGCCATTCAACAGCGAGGGAATGTATAGGGGATATATCAAAAGCGATGGAAAAAGTGAAATTTTGATTTATAAAGACTGA
- a CDS encoding glycoside hydrolase family 2 protein, which translates to MKKILLCLGAVLGSFCDQSFAQKTAEYKYVQGKIVTPWAEKVTAQNPLPEYPRPQLVRQNWQNINGLWSYAIVAKNMADTKPTTFDGQILVPFAVESALSGVGKTVGKDSVLWYNRSIDFVAPKSKDQRVLIHFGAVDWKCDVFVNGKAAGSHQGGYDPFTFDITDLIIKKKPLEISVKVWDPSSDGPQPRGKQIKNPHGIWYTPVTGIWQTVWLETVSASYVEGIKQTPDIDKQTVTVHTDVKGAEPADKVKITAWDGTSKVTEQEVPAGTDAVLNISNPKLWSPDSPFLYDLTVAIIRNGKAVDEVKSYFAMRKISMEPDANGVQRMMLNNKFLFQYGPLDQGWWPDGLYTAPTDEALKFDIVKTKEMGFNMIRKHVKVEPARWYRYCDELGMLVWQDMPSGDLGNNWEQRPGITGAETDKNRTPESENIYKTEWKAIMDANYHFPSIVVWVPFNEAWGQFKTEEITNWTMQYDPSRLVNSASGGNFHPVGHIIDMHNYPAPVMPKPEIFGPKQIIVLGEFGGLGLPVDQHTWQQKDNWGYQSFKNQDELYKRYESFIGRFEALIRKGLSAAVYTQTTDVEVEINGLMTYDRKVVKLPEAKLKDIHSPLYNSEWVKIK; encoded by the coding sequence ATGAAAAAAATACTGCTTTGTTTAGGCGCCGTGTTGGGCAGCTTCTGCGACCAATCTTTTGCGCAAAAAACTGCGGAATACAAATATGTGCAAGGGAAGATTGTGACACCCTGGGCCGAAAAAGTGACGGCTCAAAACCCGCTTCCTGAATATCCCAGGCCACAGCTTGTCAGGCAAAACTGGCAGAACATCAATGGCTTGTGGAGCTACGCCATTGTCGCGAAAAATATGGCTGATACCAAACCTACCACATTTGACGGTCAAATTCTGGTCCCTTTTGCGGTAGAATCTGCATTGTCCGGAGTTGGCAAAACAGTGGGAAAGGATAGCGTTCTGTGGTACAACCGCAGTATTGATTTTGTTGCGCCGAAATCGAAGGATCAAAGGGTGCTCATACACTTTGGTGCTGTGGATTGGAAATGTGATGTGTTCGTCAATGGAAAGGCCGCTGGTTCACACCAGGGTGGTTACGACCCGTTTACATTTGATATTACGGATTTGATTATCAAGAAAAAACCGTTGGAGATCAGTGTTAAAGTGTGGGACCCCAGCAGCGACGGGCCGCAGCCAAGAGGAAAGCAGATCAAGAACCCACATGGAATCTGGTATACGCCGGTAACGGGTATCTGGCAAACTGTCTGGTTGGAAACTGTATCGGCTAGCTATGTGGAGGGTATCAAACAGACACCTGACATTGATAAGCAAACCGTGACCGTGCATACCGATGTGAAAGGCGCCGAACCAGCTGATAAAGTAAAAATTACAGCCTGGGACGGTACCAGCAAAGTGACTGAGCAGGAAGTGCCAGCTGGTACAGATGCAGTTTTAAACATTAGTAACCCGAAACTTTGGTCGCCGGATTCCCCTTTTTTATATGACCTGACCGTCGCCATTATCCGGAATGGAAAAGCAGTGGACGAGGTTAAAAGCTACTTTGCCATGCGCAAAATATCCATGGAGCCTGACGCAAATGGGGTGCAGCGGATGATGCTCAATAACAAGTTTTTATTTCAATACGGGCCACTGGACCAGGGATGGTGGCCGGATGGGCTTTATACCGCACCGACCGACGAAGCTTTGAAATTTGACATTGTTAAAACCAAAGAAATGGGTTTCAATATGATCAGAAAGCATGTGAAAGTGGAGCCTGCAAGATGGTACCGGTACTGCGATGAACTGGGTATGCTGGTGTGGCAGGATATGCCAAGTGGTGATCTGGGCAACAACTGGGAACAGCGACCCGGCATTACCGGCGCGGAAACGGATAAAAACCGTACGCCTGAGTCGGAAAATATTTATAAAACAGAATGGAAGGCGATCATGGATGCCAATTACCACTTTCCATCGATTGTGGTATGGGTGCCGTTCAATGAGGCTTGGGGGCAGTTTAAGACCGAAGAAATCACGAACTGGACTATGCAATATGACCCGAGCAGACTGGTAAACAGCGCGAGCGGGGGTAATTTCCATCCGGTTGGGCATATTATCGATATGCATAATTATCCTGCTCCGGTTATGCCCAAACCTGAAATCTTTGGACCCAAGCAAATTATCGTTCTGGGTGAATTTGGAGGACTGGGCTTGCCAGTTGACCAGCATACCTGGCAGCAAAAAGATAACTGGGGATACCAGAGTTTTAAGAACCAGGACGAGCTCTACAAACGCTATGAGTCGTTTATCGGTAGGTTTGAAGCGCTGATCAGGAAGGGGTTATCTGCCGCGGTTTATACACAAACTACGGATGTGGAGGTTGAAATCAATGGTTTGATGACCTATGATAGAAAAGTGGTGAAGTTACCGGAGGCCAAGCTCAAAGATATTCACTCGCCGCTTTATAATTCTGAGTGGGTGAAGATAAAGTAA